The Paenibacillus wynnii DNA window TGAGAAAAGTACAATATGAGTGGGTTCGCCTATATATTTAATATTCAATTTTCTCGAATTTAATAAAGAAATAGATTATGTAATCTTAAAGATGAATTAATTAACTTAGATTTACCTACTATTTTGTAAGAAGTCATTATACAATGTTGTTGTTCGATAAAGGAGTCAGACCTTATAATGATTGTCCAAGACACCAATTATTTTTTGTAATGTAATAATATCTAAGTAATAAATTTACAAATGGAGGGAGAAATTATGAAAAATCCAATTATAAAGGGATTTCTAAGAGATTTTAAAGAAAAATATGAAATAGAAGAAAAAGATGAGGATTTAATATTTGAAGACTTTGTTAATTATTGTGTTTTAAATAATCACGTAGTAGATTCAGAAAGGAATTTTCAAGAATTAGATACTGGAACTGCTAAAGCAATTGATGGTATTGCTATAATAGTTAACAATAAAATAGTTTTAAATGAGGAAGATATAAAGATTCTAGTACAAGAGAAACAAATTCTGTCTGTTGAATTTATATTTGTGCAATCTAAAACCTCTGAAAAGTTTAATGATTCCCAAGTATCTTATTTTTTCAGGCATGTTAAGCAGTTTGTTTGTAATGAAGAATGTACAATTCCTGAAATATCAAAATTTTGGGAATTAAGAAATATAATATATGCTAATTCAAATTTATTTAGAAAAGAAAATCCTAAATGCATTATGTATTATGCTACTACTTCACCAACTACACAAATAAGCTCTGATATAAATGAAACAATAAACGATGGTAAAAATGCGTTGTTGGAAAGTGGATTTTTATCAGATGATGTAAAATTTATACCGCTTGGTGTAAGAGAGATTCAAAAGTTATATCGTAAAATAGATTCTGATTTAGAGGCAACTTTTAAATTTCCTAAAAATGTAACTTTTCCGTACGAAGGCTCCAAAATTAAATCGGCTTATTTTGGATTAGTAGAAATACAAGAATATATGAATTTGCTATTAGATAGTGAAACTAATGGAGTAAAAAATGTGTTTGATGATAATATTAGAGATTATTTAGGAATAGATAATAATGATGTTAATAAAAATATGCATGATTGTCTTAAAAGTTCAAATGCACAATTATTTGGTATTTTAAATAATGGTATAACGATTGTTGCCGATGAAATTAAACCTGTAGGAGAGAAGTTTACATTACATAACTACCAAATTGTTAATGGATGTCAAACTAGTAACGTAATTTTTGAGACTTATAATTATTTAGAGCAAAAAAATATTTCTATTCCTTTGAAAATTATTGCAACAGTGGATGAAAATACGAAAAATGAAATAGTTAAATCTACAAATAGTCAAACAGGTCTAAAACCAGAGCAATTAGACGCTTTAAATAATTTCCACAAAATGCTAGAGGAGTTTTATAAATCTCAACATGCTGTTTATAAAGATCTACAACTATATTATGAAAGACGATCTAATCAATATAGAAATAAGG harbors:
- a CDS encoding AIPR family protein; translated protein: MKNPIIKGFLRDFKEKYEIEEKDEDLIFEDFVNYCVLNNHVVDSERNFQELDTGTAKAIDGIAIIVNNKIVLNEEDIKILVQEKQILSVEFIFVQSKTSEKFNDSQVSYFFRHVKQFVCNEECTIPEISKFWELRNIIYANSNLFRKENPKCIMYYATTSPTTQISSDINETINDGKNALLESGFLSDDVKFIPLGVREIQKLYRKIDSDLEATFKFPKNVTFPYEGSKIKSAYFGLVEIQEYMNLLLDSETNGVKNVFDDNIRDYLGIDNNDVNKNMHDCLKSSNAQLFGILNNGITIVADEIKPVGEKFTLHNYQIVNGCQTSNVIFETYNYLEQKNISIPLKIIATVDENTKNEIVKSTNSQTGLKPEQLDALNNFHKMLEEFYKSQHAVYKDLQLYYERRSNQYRNKDITQTKIINIPKQIKTVTSMFLDNPHGVSGHYGTVARKVKDEIFKENDKLEPYFVSSILFYRVEAFFRKNKEYKEFTRMKWHILMTIKYIIVEDNKFSPKLNSSEIQKLSLSILRKLRDEDTTNTLIIKSIEAIKTMIEEEGLEFEDRKLFERKETTDKLKTFIIQNHSLVLSI